From one Marinitoga sp. 1197 genomic stretch:
- a CDS encoding AAA family ATPase, translating to MRKKIPYGKQNFEWVIMQNYYYIDRTEYIEKLESLNETNIVFLRPRKFGKTLFLDTLVKYYDINYAEKFEKLFKDLYIGKNPTPLKNSYYILYMDFSGIQTENKEKLISSFKNKIISALKGFNTRYKQDITIKEEYSEPADIMNTFLSEAVDSLDKPIYLLIDEYDHFANELLSFNLDLFKDSVIKHGFVRKFYEEIKKGTKTIIERLFMTGVSPIMLDSLTSGFNITMNITLAP from the coding sequence ATGAGAAAAAAAATACCATATGGAAAACAAAATTTTGAATGGGTAATAATGCAGAATTATTATTACATAGACAGAACAGAATATATAGAAAAATTAGAATCATTGAATGAAACTAATATAGTGTTTTTAAGGCCAAGGAAATTTGGGAAAACATTATTTTTAGATACACTTGTAAAGTATTATGATATCAATTATGCAGAGAAATTTGAAAAATTATTTAAAGACCTATACATAGGAAAAAATCCAACGCCATTAAAAAACAGTTATTATATCTTGTATATGGACTTTTCTGGGATACAAACAGAAAATAAAGAAAAATTAATAAGTAGTTTTAAAAATAAAATAATAAGTGCATTAAAAGGATTTAACACAAGATATAAACAAGATATAACAATCAAAGAAGAATATAGCGAACCAGCAGATATAATGAATACATTTCTATCAGAAGCAGTGGATAGTTTAGATAAACCAATATACTTACTAATAGACGAATACGACCACTTTGCAAATGAACTATTGAGTTTTAACCTTGATTTATTCAAAGACAGCGTAATAAAACATGGATTTGTAAGAAAATTCTACGAAGAAATAAAAAAAGGAACAAAAACAATAATAGAAAGACTATTCATGACAGGTGTAAGTCCAATAATGCTGGACTCATTAACCAGTGGATTTAACATAACAATGAATATAACATTAGCACCAG